One Clarias gariepinus isolate MV-2021 ecotype Netherlands chromosome 5, CGAR_prim_01v2, whole genome shotgun sequence genomic region harbors:
- the LOC128523659 gene encoding histone-lysine N-methyltransferase PRDM9-like isoform X1, whose translation MSTEGDTQRFFRTSQVPDPPLSQLCEDMKMETSDEGTPKVTKVCVKKEEDIYDYWDNFKNTPEDICIKEEKPDHKDYLCKTSFFYCEVCKSVFFNKCEVHGPPLFIPDTPVPMGVSDRARLTLPPGLEIQKSSIPDAGLGVFNKGETVPVGAHFGPYQGELVDREEAKNSGYSWVIYRSRQCEEYIDGAREVHANWMRYVNCARHDEEQNLVAFQYRGGILYRCCRPINPGQELLVWYEEEYAKDLSPAFDSLWNKKSSTNELNNTLLQSFSCSTCALSYASQINLDKHIQRCHCEEYLKLRESEEINELPISSNGSSQPISSDTPSSHNDVQKAIQHCSDCGKSFADQNALKSHKCINTVKKPYHCLQCGKSFTQKCTLKRHQLLHTGEKPFHCSLCGKSFTQQCTLDRHQRLHTGEKLYQCSQCGLSFPLQGTLRKHQRTHFREGLYNCSQCGKCFTCKSHLQRHERIHTGEKPHRCSQCEKRFTQSSTLKNHQRIHTGEKPYHCSQCGKSFSQRANFKEHKRLHTGEKPYHCSQCGKSFSHRSNLKDHQRLHTGERPYQCLECGKSFNRPSTLQQHQRIHTRETPIPHLQHKKT comes from the exons ATGAGTACAGAGGGAGACACACAGCGCTTCTTCAGGACGTCTCAGGTTCCCGATCCTCCTCTCTCACAG CTGTGTGAGGACATGAAAATGGAGACGTCAGATGAAGGGACGCCTAAAGTTACAAAAGTCTGTGTAAAGAAAGAAGAGGACATCTATGACTACTGGGACAACTTCAAGAACACACCTGAAGATATCTGCATTAAAGAGGAAAAGCCTGACCATAAAGACTACCTCTGTAAAACATCATTTTtct ACTGTGAGGTTTGCAAATCCGTCTTCTTCAACAAGTGTGAGGTTCATGGCCCGCCTCTCTTCATCCCTGATACTCCTGTTCCCATGGGCGTCTCTGACCGAGCCAGACTAACTCTTCCTCCTGGACTAGAGATTCAAAAGTCCAGTATTCCTGATGCAGGTCTGGGGGTGTTTAATAAGGGGGAGACTGTTCCAGTAGGTGCACATTTCGGACCCTACCAGGGAGAACTAGTAGACCGAGAGGAAGCCAAGAACAGCGGATACTCCTGGGTG ATCTACAGAAGCAGGCAGTGTGAAGAATACATAGATGGTGCAAGAGAAGTTCATGCAAATTGGATGAG GTATGTGAATTGCGCTCGTCATGATGAAGAACAGAATCTTGTGGCATTTCAGTATCGAGGTGGAATTCTGTATCGGTGCTGTCGACCCATTAACCCAGGACAGGAGCTCTTAGTGTGGTATGAAGAGGAGTACGCCAAAGATCTCAGTCCTGCTTTTGACTCCCTGTGGAACAAAAAGTCCTCCACGAATG AATTAAACAACACTCTCTTGCAAAGCTTTTCCTGCTCTACTTGTGCTCTTTCCTATGCATCTCAAATTAATCTTGACAAACACATCCAGAGATGTCACTGCGAAGAATATCTGAAACTGCGGGAATCAGAAGAGATTAATGAGCTTCCTATTTCCTCAAATGGCTCCAGTCAGCCCATATCATCTGATACTCCCAGTTCTCACAATGATGTACAGAAAGCAATTCAGCACTGCTCAGactgtggaaagagttttgctGATCAGAATGCCCTCAAATCACATAAGTGCATTAACACGGTAaagaagccgtatcactgcttacagtgtggaaagagttttactcaGAAATGTACTCTCAAAAGACACCAGCTccttcacacaggagagaagccattTCACTGCTCactgtgtggaaagagttttactcaGCAGTGTACTCTCGACCGACACCAGCGccttcacacaggagagaagctgTATCAGTGCTCACAATGTGGACTGAGTTTTCCTCTGCAAGGTACTCTTCGAAAACACCAGCGCACTCACTTTAGAGAAGGGCTGTATaattgctcacagtgtgggaaatgTTTTACTTGCAAGAGTCATCTCCAGCGACAcgagcgcattcacactggcgAGAAGCCGCATCGGTGCTCACAGTGCGAAAAGAGGTTTACCCAATCCAGTACTTTAAAAAACCACCaacgcattcacacaggagagaagccgtatcattgctcacagtgtggaaagagtttttctCAGCGAGCTAATTTCAAAGAACACAAGCGccttcacacaggagagaagccgtatcattgctcacagtgtggaaagagttttagtcATAGAAGTAACCTTAAAGATCACCAGCGccttcacacaggagagaggccGTATCAGTGCTtagagtgtggaaagagttttaatcGACCGAGTACTCTCCAACAACATCAGCGTATTCACACCAGAGAGACGCCAATACCCCACTTACagcataaaaagacataa
- the LOC128523659 gene encoding histone-lysine N-methyltransferase PRDM9-like isoform X2, whose amino-acid sequence MSTEGDTQRFFRTSQVPDPPLSQLCEDMKMETSDEGTPKVTKVCVKKEEDIYDYWDNFKNTPEDICIKEEKPDHKDYLYCEVCKSVFFNKCEVHGPPLFIPDTPVPMGVSDRARLTLPPGLEIQKSSIPDAGLGVFNKGETVPVGAHFGPYQGELVDREEAKNSGYSWVIYRSRQCEEYIDGAREVHANWMRYVNCARHDEEQNLVAFQYRGGILYRCCRPINPGQELLVWYEEEYAKDLSPAFDSLWNKKSSTNELNNTLLQSFSCSTCALSYASQINLDKHIQRCHCEEYLKLRESEEINELPISSNGSSQPISSDTPSSHNDVQKAIQHCSDCGKSFADQNALKSHKCINTVKKPYHCLQCGKSFTQKCTLKRHQLLHTGEKPFHCSLCGKSFTQQCTLDRHQRLHTGEKLYQCSQCGLSFPLQGTLRKHQRTHFREGLYNCSQCGKCFTCKSHLQRHERIHTGEKPHRCSQCEKRFTQSSTLKNHQRIHTGEKPYHCSQCGKSFSQRANFKEHKRLHTGEKPYHCSQCGKSFSHRSNLKDHQRLHTGERPYQCLECGKSFNRPSTLQQHQRIHTRETPIPHLQHKKT is encoded by the exons ATGAGTACAGAGGGAGACACACAGCGCTTCTTCAGGACGTCTCAGGTTCCCGATCCTCCTCTCTCACAG CTGTGTGAGGACATGAAAATGGAGACGTCAGATGAAGGGACGCCTAAAGTTACAAAAGTCTGTGTAAAGAAAGAAGAGGACATCTATGACTACTGGGACAACTTCAAGAACACACCTGAAGATATCTGCATTAAAGAGGAAAAGCCTGACCATAAAGACTACCTCT ACTGTGAGGTTTGCAAATCCGTCTTCTTCAACAAGTGTGAGGTTCATGGCCCGCCTCTCTTCATCCCTGATACTCCTGTTCCCATGGGCGTCTCTGACCGAGCCAGACTAACTCTTCCTCCTGGACTAGAGATTCAAAAGTCCAGTATTCCTGATGCAGGTCTGGGGGTGTTTAATAAGGGGGAGACTGTTCCAGTAGGTGCACATTTCGGACCCTACCAGGGAGAACTAGTAGACCGAGAGGAAGCCAAGAACAGCGGATACTCCTGGGTG ATCTACAGAAGCAGGCAGTGTGAAGAATACATAGATGGTGCAAGAGAAGTTCATGCAAATTGGATGAG GTATGTGAATTGCGCTCGTCATGATGAAGAACAGAATCTTGTGGCATTTCAGTATCGAGGTGGAATTCTGTATCGGTGCTGTCGACCCATTAACCCAGGACAGGAGCTCTTAGTGTGGTATGAAGAGGAGTACGCCAAAGATCTCAGTCCTGCTTTTGACTCCCTGTGGAACAAAAAGTCCTCCACGAATG AATTAAACAACACTCTCTTGCAAAGCTTTTCCTGCTCTACTTGTGCTCTTTCCTATGCATCTCAAATTAATCTTGACAAACACATCCAGAGATGTCACTGCGAAGAATATCTGAAACTGCGGGAATCAGAAGAGATTAATGAGCTTCCTATTTCCTCAAATGGCTCCAGTCAGCCCATATCATCTGATACTCCCAGTTCTCACAATGATGTACAGAAAGCAATTCAGCACTGCTCAGactgtggaaagagttttgctGATCAGAATGCCCTCAAATCACATAAGTGCATTAACACGGTAaagaagccgtatcactgcttacagtgtggaaagagttttactcaGAAATGTACTCTCAAAAGACACCAGCTccttcacacaggagagaagccattTCACTGCTCactgtgtggaaagagttttactcaGCAGTGTACTCTCGACCGACACCAGCGccttcacacaggagagaagctgTATCAGTGCTCACAATGTGGACTGAGTTTTCCTCTGCAAGGTACTCTTCGAAAACACCAGCGCACTCACTTTAGAGAAGGGCTGTATaattgctcacagtgtgggaaatgTTTTACTTGCAAGAGTCATCTCCAGCGACAcgagcgcattcacactggcgAGAAGCCGCATCGGTGCTCACAGTGCGAAAAGAGGTTTACCCAATCCAGTACTTTAAAAAACCACCaacgcattcacacaggagagaagccgtatcattgctcacagtgtggaaagagtttttctCAGCGAGCTAATTTCAAAGAACACAAGCGccttcacacaggagagaagccgtatcattgctcacagtgtggaaagagttttagtcATAGAAGTAACCTTAAAGATCACCAGCGccttcacacaggagagaggccGTATCAGTGCTtagagtgtggaaagagttttaatcGACCGAGTACTCTCCAACAACATCAGCGTATTCACACCAGAGAGACGCCAATACCCCACTTACagcataaaaagacataa
- the LOC128523659 gene encoding histone-lysine N-methyltransferase PRDM9-like isoform X3 produces the protein MGVSDRARLTLPPGLEIQKSSIPDAGLGVFNKGETVPVGAHFGPYQGELVDREEAKNSGYSWVIYRSRQCEEYIDGAREVHANWMRYVNCARHDEEQNLVAFQYRGGILYRCCRPINPGQELLVWYEEEYAKDLSPAFDSLWNKKSSTNELNNTLLQSFSCSTCALSYASQINLDKHIQRCHCEEYLKLRESEEINELPISSNGSSQPISSDTPSSHNDVQKAIQHCSDCGKSFADQNALKSHKCINTVKKPYHCLQCGKSFTQKCTLKRHQLLHTGEKPFHCSLCGKSFTQQCTLDRHQRLHTGEKLYQCSQCGLSFPLQGTLRKHQRTHFREGLYNCSQCGKCFTCKSHLQRHERIHTGEKPHRCSQCEKRFTQSSTLKNHQRIHTGEKPYHCSQCGKSFSQRANFKEHKRLHTGEKPYHCSQCGKSFSHRSNLKDHQRLHTGERPYQCLECGKSFNRPSTLQQHQRIHTRETPIPHLQHKKT, from the exons ATGGGCGTCTCTGACCGAGCCAGACTAACTCTTCCTCCTGGACTAGAGATTCAAAAGTCCAGTATTCCTGATGCAGGTCTGGGGGTGTTTAATAAGGGGGAGACTGTTCCAGTAGGTGCACATTTCGGACCCTACCAGGGAGAACTAGTAGACCGAGAGGAAGCCAAGAACAGCGGATACTCCTGGGTG ATCTACAGAAGCAGGCAGTGTGAAGAATACATAGATGGTGCAAGAGAAGTTCATGCAAATTGGATGAG GTATGTGAATTGCGCTCGTCATGATGAAGAACAGAATCTTGTGGCATTTCAGTATCGAGGTGGAATTCTGTATCGGTGCTGTCGACCCATTAACCCAGGACAGGAGCTCTTAGTGTGGTATGAAGAGGAGTACGCCAAAGATCTCAGTCCTGCTTTTGACTCCCTGTGGAACAAAAAGTCCTCCACGAATG AATTAAACAACACTCTCTTGCAAAGCTTTTCCTGCTCTACTTGTGCTCTTTCCTATGCATCTCAAATTAATCTTGACAAACACATCCAGAGATGTCACTGCGAAGAATATCTGAAACTGCGGGAATCAGAAGAGATTAATGAGCTTCCTATTTCCTCAAATGGCTCCAGTCAGCCCATATCATCTGATACTCCCAGTTCTCACAATGATGTACAGAAAGCAATTCAGCACTGCTCAGactgtggaaagagttttgctGATCAGAATGCCCTCAAATCACATAAGTGCATTAACACGGTAaagaagccgtatcactgcttacagtgtggaaagagttttactcaGAAATGTACTCTCAAAAGACACCAGCTccttcacacaggagagaagccattTCACTGCTCactgtgtggaaagagttttactcaGCAGTGTACTCTCGACCGACACCAGCGccttcacacaggagagaagctgTATCAGTGCTCACAATGTGGACTGAGTTTTCCTCTGCAAGGTACTCTTCGAAAACACCAGCGCACTCACTTTAGAGAAGGGCTGTATaattgctcacagtgtgggaaatgTTTTACTTGCAAGAGTCATCTCCAGCGACAcgagcgcattcacactggcgAGAAGCCGCATCGGTGCTCACAGTGCGAAAAGAGGTTTACCCAATCCAGTACTTTAAAAAACCACCaacgcattcacacaggagagaagccgtatcattgctcacagtgtggaaagagtttttctCAGCGAGCTAATTTCAAAGAACACAAGCGccttcacacaggagagaagccgtatcattgctcacagtgtggaaagagttttagtcATAGAAGTAACCTTAAAGATCACCAGCGccttcacacaggagagaggccGTATCAGTGCTtagagtgtggaaagagttttaatcGACCGAGTACTCTCCAACAACATCAGCGTATTCACACCAGAGAGACGCCAATACCCCACTTACagcataaaaagacataa